From Chrysiogenes arsenatis DSM 11915, one genomic window encodes:
- the hprK gene encoding HPr(Ser) kinase/phosphatase translates to MIEQPLPLTFRDIYERFQSELALSILAGSGMKNPVTNGRIQKSGLALAGFMEFIHTDRVQIWGQTEVGYLHSLPIDRAEAQVENFLTHPFPGIILCHAQEIPTFLAELCQKHTVPLLYSAQPSGHIITTVSRYLEYELAPETIVHGGMMDVHGIGILITGESGIGKSECCLDLVSHGHRLVADDVVSVRNISDELVAFSTPELEHHMEVRGMGIIDIRDLFGAASVRRKKRVEVIIQLDSWTKEKSVGYERVDFQDRTIDILGVTLPFVTFPMRPGRNIAKIIEVLARNTILRNMGQRTHERLMGTLQHTMERHARNLSLKHEE, encoded by the coding sequence CCATTACCACTTACTTTTCGCGACATTTATGAGCGCTTTCAATCTGAACTCGCCTTGAGTATCCTTGCCGGCTCTGGCATGAAAAACCCAGTAACCAATGGCAGAATCCAAAAAAGTGGACTAGCGCTCGCTGGGTTTATGGAATTTATTCACACCGATAGAGTGCAAATTTGGGGGCAAACCGAAGTTGGCTACCTTCACTCCCTGCCTATAGACCGCGCTGAAGCCCAAGTAGAAAATTTCCTTACCCATCCCTTTCCTGGCATTATCCTTTGCCATGCGCAGGAAATACCCACTTTTTTAGCGGAACTTTGCCAAAAACATACCGTACCGCTCTTGTATTCAGCGCAACCTTCTGGGCATATCATCACCACCGTTTCGCGCTATTTAGAGTATGAACTGGCTCCCGAAACCATCGTTCATGGTGGCATGATGGATGTTCACGGCATCGGGATTTTGATAACCGGTGAAAGTGGCATCGGGAAAAGTGAGTGTTGCCTTGATCTGGTTTCCCATGGACACCGGTTAGTGGCCGACGACGTGGTGTCAGTACGCAACATTTCTGACGAGCTCGTGGCTTTTTCAACACCTGAGCTGGAACACCATATGGAAGTGCGCGGGATGGGGATTATTGATATCCGCGATCTGTTTGGCGCAGCCAGTGTGCGGCGCAAAAAGCGCGTGGAAGTGATTATTCAGCTCGATAGTTGGACCAAAGAAAAAAGTGTCGGATACGAACGGGTCGACTTCCAAGATCGCACTATTGACATCCTTGGTGTCACACTGCCATTTGTGACGTTTCCGATGCGTCCTGGACGAAATATCGCGAAAATTATTGAAGTGCTGGCGCGCAATACTATCCTCAGAAACATGGGTCAACGGACACATGAGCGGTTGATGGGAACATTGCAGCACACCATGGAAAGACATGCCCGTAACCTTTCCCTGAAGCACGAGGAGTAA
- the rapZ gene encoding RNase adapter RapZ, whose translation METVFIAGLAGAGKTTAAAVLEDIGYYRVDNIPLPLVETVIEELGRLEYERVCIVIGTLYAAQTDTLQQIIDHLSTKGISVRTLLLIADEDEILRRYSITRRTHPFQGELHDALARERNYIGGWLNVFDTTLDTTDMTIHQLKGQLIDLFDPEGQQKVLNITFVSFGFKYGIYRSADNVIDVRFLPNPYFVPELRQKTGLENEIYRFVILDPQTQDFIARWREMFDAMFAWYVQEGKAYATIAFGCTGGRHRSVSLARYFSHHYSGMEKYRVSVYHRDHQKENSV comes from the coding sequence ATGGAAACCGTTTTTATTGCAGGTCTCGCCGGAGCTGGTAAAACCACTGCCGCCGCTGTGTTGGAAGATATCGGGTATTATCGGGTGGATAACATCCCGTTACCGCTGGTAGAAACGGTTATTGAAGAACTTGGTCGGCTAGAGTACGAACGGGTATGTATTGTTATTGGCACCTTGTACGCGGCACAAACGGACACGCTGCAGCAGATTATCGACCATCTTTCCACAAAAGGGATTAGCGTCCGAACCTTGTTGTTAATCGCCGACGAAGATGAAATACTCCGCCGCTACTCCATTACGCGGCGTACTCACCCTTTCCAGGGGGAACTTCACGACGCATTGGCGCGCGAACGGAACTATATTGGTGGCTGGCTGAATGTTTTTGACACCACGCTCGATACGACCGATATGACAATTCATCAACTGAAAGGGCAACTGATAGATCTTTTTGATCCCGAAGGTCAACAGAAGGTGTTGAACATCACCTTTGTGTCGTTCGGTTTTAAGTACGGTATCTACCGCAGCGCTGACAACGTGATTGATGTCCGTTTCCTGCCCAACCCCTATTTTGTCCCTGAATTACGGCAAAAAACGGGATTAGAAAATGAAATTTACCGTTTTGTGATTCTGGATCCGCAAACGCAGGACTTTATCGCCCGCTGGCGCGAGATGTTTGATGCCATGTTTGCTTGGTACGTGCAGGAAGGAAAGGCGTACGCTACGATTGCCTTTGGGTGTACCGGTGGCCGCCATCGCAGCGTTTCGCTTGCTCGCTACTTCAGCCATCACTATTCAGGGATGGAAAAGTACCGTGTTTCTGTCTATCATAGAGATCACCAAAAAGAAAATTCCGTTTAA
- a CDS encoding PTS sugar transporter subunit IIA translates to MIGIIIATHGNLARELLQTAESIVGPQEGIDLLSIDFQDDVDAIFSKYEKALGDIDTGNGVLILTDMFGGTPSNISLSYLNNQNVEVLTGVNLPMVIRVLVERSEATSSHELASKAREEGISGIVLASEIMRQKIEEI, encoded by the coding sequence ATGATTGGAATTATCATTGCTACCCACGGAAACCTCGCCCGTGAATTACTACAAACCGCTGAATCGATCGTTGGGCCTCAGGAAGGGATTGACTTGCTGAGTATCGACTTTCAGGATGACGTTGACGCTATTTTTAGTAAATACGAAAAAGCGCTCGGTGATATCGATACTGGCAACGGTGTGTTGATATTGACCGATATGTTTGGGGGAACTCCATCGAACATATCACTTTCCTACCTGAACAATCAAAATGTCGAAGTGTTGACGGGTGTCAATCTTCCAATGGTCATTCGTGTTCTGGTGGAACGCTCCGAAGCCACCTCTTCGCATGAACTCGCATCCAAAGCTCGCGAAGAGGGAATTAGTGGAATAGTTCTTGCGTCTGAAATAATGAGGCAGAAAATTGAAGAAATCTAG